From the genome of Sulfitobacter sp. DSM 110093, one region includes:
- a CDS encoding efflux RND transporter permease subunit, whose amino-acid sequence MSDPAPKAGFSSLFVKRPVLAVVLNLLIIIAGAAAYLGVDIREMPNVDQPVLSVRTTYENAAPETVDTEVTAVLEDALSALEGVEAISSQSSFGSSRITLELSSSVDINTASNEAREIVAGLSRQLPDDLEPEVSKNDADADPIIRIALYGTASLEDLSRLAEDRVATELGGIDGIATVEVAGTQEYEYLVRLNMTALTGRGLTVEDVSTALAQLDNSAALGTLESADQKLTLKLASEDVLVEDIASLRIDKNTRLSDVALVQLTAVDRTVFARVNEQAAVAINVYRQSVANTLTISQDVAAALADLQLDMPDGVQMVTTADDGIYVEQALNEVVSSILLAVVIVVLVLYAFLRSWRAVLIPALTIPVALIGTLAAIWMAGFSVNTITLLALVLATGMVVDDAIVVVENVVRKRQEGLGRYAAAAEGANEVFFAVISTTATLAAVFIPISFLPGQAGGIFLEFGFVLAFCVTISSFVALTLVPMLAAFLDPGRTGESVKDGAEGDASLLGRGLLWLVDRALALPILVVALALCFGVFSISLYGSLNSALTPTEDRGAFMVRARAPSGVSSSFTDQQVQQIESMVAPYVESGEVAAVQSIVGLGGGTSAFVIVKLADWAERGRSQEEIMAELNREFQAITGLTVFARSPNSLGIRGGGSGLTAAVTGTNPALLTAQAEKLVAAMQAQPALFSSAQLSEEAYVPEIEVTIDADLAREYGLTPSEIDATISAMTAGVEAAEVFLNGEEITVQVEPGGRPINDPADLNTVSLRGDTGSFLPLSSVAQFEQVAGLSRVSREEGNRAVAVQAALPSGVDMGEAAAALEELARDELDEGVTLVFTGEAASLETAENGIYMVFAIAFVIVLLVLSAQFESLISAAVIMLAVPFGLGAAVVAIAVTGGSLNYYSQIGLVLLVGIMAKNGILIVEFANQLREAGATVDAAIRSAMRLRLRPVMMTMVSTVLGGVPLIAATGAGAEARIAVGWVIVGGLGFATVFTLFLTPVLYRILAPLAPVPGAPTRQLEQELAAA is encoded by the coding sequence ATGAGTGATCCCGCGCCCAAAGCAGGTTTTTCCAGCCTGTTCGTCAAGCGGCCTGTCTTGGCGGTTGTTCTGAATCTATTGATCATCATCGCAGGCGCCGCTGCGTATCTTGGCGTCGATATTCGTGAGATGCCTAACGTTGATCAACCTGTTTTGTCGGTGCGCACCACTTATGAAAATGCTGCGCCTGAGACGGTCGATACCGAAGTCACAGCGGTGCTTGAGGATGCGTTAAGCGCGCTGGAAGGTGTCGAAGCAATCTCCTCCCAGTCCAGCTTTGGCAGTTCGCGGATTACGCTGGAATTGTCGTCATCCGTGGATATCAACACAGCCTCGAATGAGGCGCGCGAGATCGTGGCAGGGCTTAGCCGGCAATTGCCTGACGATCTGGAGCCGGAGGTTAGCAAGAACGATGCAGACGCCGATCCGATCATTCGTATTGCCCTTTATGGCACGGCCAGCCTTGAAGACCTGTCTCGGCTGGCCGAAGACCGCGTTGCGACCGAATTGGGTGGCATTGATGGGATCGCCACGGTCGAGGTCGCGGGCACGCAGGAGTATGAGTATCTCGTGCGGTTGAACATGACTGCACTGACGGGGCGGGGGCTTACGGTTGAGGATGTCTCCACCGCATTGGCACAGCTTGATAACAGCGCGGCACTCGGCACTTTGGAAAGTGCAGATCAGAAACTGACCCTGAAACTCGCCTCAGAAGATGTGTTGGTCGAAGACATCGCCAGCCTGCGGATCGACAAGAATACCCGTTTGAGCGACGTGGCATTGGTGCAGTTGACTGCCGTGGACCGTACGGTTTTCGCGCGGGTGAATGAACAAGCTGCTGTGGCGATCAACGTCTATCGCCAGTCGGTCGCAAATACGCTGACCATCAGCCAAGACGTTGCTGCCGCCTTGGCTGATTTGCAGCTGGATATGCCCGATGGGGTGCAGATGGTCACGACTGCCGATGACGGCATCTATGTCGAACAGGCGCTGAACGAGGTTGTGAGTTCAATCCTGCTGGCCGTGGTGATCGTGGTGCTGGTGCTCTACGCATTCCTGCGCTCGTGGCGAGCGGTGCTAATCCCGGCGCTGACCATTCCGGTGGCGCTGATCGGGACATTGGCGGCGATCTGGATGGCGGGGTTTTCGGTTAACACAATCACGCTGTTGGCCTTGGTCTTGGCCACCGGCATGGTCGTTGATGACGCCATTGTCGTGGTCGAAAACGTTGTGCGCAAACGGCAAGAAGGGTTGGGTCGGTACGCAGCGGCAGCTGAGGGGGCGAACGAGGTCTTCTTCGCCGTCATCTCGACCACGGCCACATTGGCAGCGGTCTTTATCCCGATCTCGTTCCTGCCGGGGCAGGCGGGAGGCATTTTCCTTGAGTTCGGCTTTGTGCTGGCTTTCTGCGTGACGATCTCGTCTTTCGTCGCGTTGACGCTGGTCCCTATGCTGGCCGCCTTTTTGGACCCGGGCCGCACGGGGGAATCCGTTAAGGACGGCGCTGAGGGCGATGCCAGCCTGCTGGGTCGTGGCTTGCTTTGGCTGGTGGACCGGGCGCTCGCGTTGCCGATCTTGGTCGTTGCGTTGGCGCTGTGCTTTGGGGTCTTTTCAATCTCTCTCTATGGCTCGCTCAACAGTGCGTTGACCCCGACTGAAGACCGGGGAGCCTTCATGGTTCGGGCCCGTGCGCCATCGGGCGTGTCATCCAGCTTTACCGATCAGCAAGTGCAGCAGATCGAAAGCATGGTGGCCCCCTATGTCGAAAGCGGTGAGGTCGCGGCGGTACAATCCATCGTCGGGCTTGGCGGGGGGACATCGGCCTTTGTTATCGTGAAGCTTGCCGATTGGGCAGAGCGGGGCCGTTCGCAAGAAGAGATCATGGCCGAACTAAACCGCGAGTTTCAGGCGATCACCGGCCTCACCGTCTTTGCTCGTTCGCCCAACAGCCTTGGCATTCGGGGCGGGGGCTCGGGCCTCACGGCGGCGGTTACGGGGACGAACCCTGCGCTGCTGACCGCGCAGGCAGAAAAGCTGGTCGCCGCCATGCAGGCGCAGCCCGCGCTGTTTTCAAGCGCGCAGCTTAGCGAAGAGGCCTATGTCCCTGAGATTGAGGTGACAATTGATGCCGATCTAGCGCGGGAATATGGGCTGACCCCTTCTGAGATCGACGCCACGATCAGCGCCATGACCGCCGGGGTAGAGGCCGCAGAGGTGTTTCTGAACGGTGAAGAGATCACGGTACAGGTCGAGCCGGGTGGCCGCCCGATCAATGATCCTGCCGACCTCAACACCGTGTCCCTGCGCGGTGATACGGGCAGTTTTCTGCCCCTGTCGAGCGTGGCGCAGTTTGAGCAGGTGGCGGGCCTGTCGCGGGTCAGCCGTGAGGAAGGCAACCGCGCAGTGGCGGTCCAAGCGGCCCTGCCGAGCGGGGTGGACATGGGCGAGGCGGCAGCGGCGCTAGAGGAACTGGCGCGCGATGAGTTGGATGAAGGCGTGACCCTTGTGTTCACCGGCGAAGCGGCCAGCCTAGAGACGGCAGAGAACGGCATCTATATGGTCTTCGCCATTGCGTTTGTCATCGTGCTCTTGGTGCTGTCGGCGCAGTTCGAAAGCCTGATCTCTGCTGCCGTTATCATGCTCGCCGTGCCGTTCGGGTTGGGTGCTGCGGTGGTGGCAATCGCCGTGACGGGCGGCAGTCTGAACTACTACAGCCAGATCGGTTTGGTGCTTTTAGTCGGCATCATGGCCAAGAACGGCATCTTGATCGTGGAGTTCGCCAACCAATTGCGCGAAGCGGGGGCCACGGTTGATGCCGCGATCCGCAGCGCCATGCGCCTGCGTTTGCGGCCTGTGATGATGACCATGGTCTCGACCGTGTTGGGTGGGGTGCCTTTGATCGCAGCCACAGGTGCCGGGGCCGAAGCGCGCATTGCCGTCGGCTGGGTCATCGTGGGCGGGCTTGGCTTCGCCACTGTCTTCACGCTTTTTCTGACGCCTGTGCTGTACCGAATTCTGGCACCGCTCGCCCCGGTGCCTGGCGCCCCGACCCGACAATTGGAGCAGGAGTTGGCTGCGGCGTAA
- a CDS encoding zinc-dependent alcohol dehydrogenase family protein, translating to MKSMTLTSYGADAPFVEADLPRPMVTPGHVVLRVKATSVNTIDTMIKGAGKDLPLSPDLPAVLGMDFAGVIEEVGEGVTGFAVGDEVYGCAGGLADLQGALAEFMRADARLIAHKPKTLSMREAAALPLVGITAWEGLQRAGVSADQKVLVQGGAGGVGHLAVQLARHLGADVSATGTGDDQLSVIGGYGAWPIDFMDEKIEDYVASHTQGKGFDAVFDTVGGANLTNSFAATALNGHVVTTVALSEIDLSPAHFNGLSLHIVFMLLPMLHDVNREVHGDILGKLAKLVDAGTVKPLLDDATFTLTEVGDAYARLQSGKALGKVVIEV from the coding sequence ATGAAGTCCATGACCCTAACCAGCTACGGTGCCGATGCGCCATTTGTCGAAGCCGATCTGCCACGTCCCATGGTAACCCCCGGCCACGTGGTGCTGCGCGTCAAAGCGACCAGCGTGAACACCATCGACACGATGATCAAAGGGGCGGGCAAAGACCTGCCGTTGTCGCCCGATCTACCTGCCGTTCTGGGTATGGATTTTGCTGGTGTGATCGAAGAGGTCGGCGAAGGCGTCACAGGTTTCGCTGTCGGTGACGAAGTCTATGGCTGTGCGGGCGGCTTGGCCGATTTGCAAGGTGCGCTGGCCGAATTCATGCGGGCGGATGCGCGTCTGATCGCTCATAAACCAAAAACTCTGTCGATGCGGGAGGCCGCCGCTCTGCCGCTGGTTGGCATCACTGCTTGGGAAGGGTTGCAGCGCGCTGGTGTCTCGGCAGATCAGAAGGTTCTCGTGCAAGGTGGCGCGGGCGGTGTTGGCCATCTGGCCGTGCAACTGGCGCGGCATCTGGGGGCAGATGTTTCCGCAACCGGCACCGGGGATGACCAGCTTTCGGTGATCGGCGGTTATGGCGCATGGCCAATTGATTTTATGGATGAAAAGATCGAAGATTACGTCGCCAGCCACACGCAAGGCAAAGGGTTTGACGCGGTGTTCGACACGGTGGGCGGGGCGAACCTGACCAACTCTTTCGCCGCCACTGCGTTGAACGGTCATGTCGTCACGACCGTCGCCTTGTCTGAGATTGATCTTTCGCCTGCGCATTTTAACGGGTTGTCGCTGCATATCGTCTTTATGCTGTTGCCGATGCTGCATGACGTGAACCGCGAGGTGCATGGCGACATCCTTGGCAAGCTTGCCAAATTGGTGGACGCGGGCACGGTGAAGCCATTGCTGGATGACGCGACATTCACACTAACCGAGGTCGGCGACGCCTATGCGCGCCTGCAAAGCGGCAAGGCTCTGGGCAAAGTGGTTATCGAAGTCTGA
- a CDS encoding efflux RND transporter periplasmic adaptor subunit produces MKRIAELLLGLMAVAAVNYWLFGDRLMPSEGVVATEDIGAGAAADGRPGGGRPGGGPPGGNRAATVTMQPVELSPYALEYQAVGTVESTARVAVVAEASGQVEELLVAPGDRVAADAPLLRLEQRTQTLDLNSAKASLAEAENALERVERLSATGSVAVTSVQVQEAQTTTDIAQVAVDRAELALDRRIIRSPIDGVVGLIDARLGDYLNANAHITTVSVPEQLKVGFSLPERAVAVLEPGLSVDVLLPSRIGQVFKAQITAIDTEIDPVTRLIDVEAQLQGDVTGLRHGMIANVVLVEEQEAMPAIPALSIAWSREGASVFVAEQGTVRRVPVIIRHRLDDRVWVDGTLAEGDQIVVEGVQKLREGGQVQTLQLAQAETKERTAPRPNAQEPSVNE; encoded by the coding sequence ATGAAGCGAATTGCGGAGTTATTGCTCGGCCTGATGGCCGTGGCTGCTGTGAACTATTGGCTCTTTGGGGATCGGCTGATGCCGTCTGAAGGTGTAGTTGCGACGGAAGACATTGGCGCAGGTGCGGCTGCGGATGGGCGTCCGGGTGGAGGCCGACCGGGCGGTGGGCCTCCGGGTGGCAACCGCGCAGCCACAGTGACCATGCAGCCCGTCGAACTTAGCCCCTATGCATTGGAATATCAGGCCGTCGGCACGGTCGAATCCACCGCACGCGTAGCAGTGGTGGCGGAGGCCAGCGGCCAAGTCGAAGAACTGCTGGTCGCGCCGGGTGACAGGGTGGCCGCAGATGCGCCGCTGCTACGGCTAGAGCAACGGACCCAGACGCTTGATCTTAACAGTGCGAAGGCGTCGCTCGCTGAGGCGGAGAATGCACTGGAACGGGTGGAACGGCTAAGCGCGACAGGGTCTGTGGCCGTCACCTCGGTACAGGTCCAAGAGGCGCAGACGACGACAGACATCGCGCAGGTGGCAGTCGACCGCGCCGAATTGGCGCTTGACCGCCGCATCATCCGATCACCTATTGATGGGGTGGTCGGCCTGATTGACGCGCGCTTGGGTGACTATCTGAACGCCAACGCACATATCACCACCGTAAGCGTGCCCGAGCAGTTAAAGGTGGGCTTTTCCTTGCCCGAACGGGCCGTTGCCGTGCTGGAGCCGGGCCTGTCGGTGGATGTGCTGCTGCCCTCGCGTATCGGGCAGGTATTCAAAGCGCAGATCACCGCGATTGATACTGAAATTGATCCAGTCACGCGGCTTATTGACGTAGAGGCGCAGCTTCAGGGCGATGTCACCGGGCTGCGCCATGGGATGATCGCCAATGTGGTATTGGTAGAAGAGCAAGAGGCGATGCCCGCGATCCCGGCCCTTTCGATCGCGTGGAGCCGCGAGGGCGCGTCTGTTTTCGTGGCCGAGCAAGGCACTGTACGTCGCGTGCCCGTCATCATCCGGCATCGTTTGGATGATCGCGTCTGGGTCGATGGCACGTTGGCTGAAGGCGATCAGATCGTCGTCGAAGGGGTGCAAAAGTTGCGCGAAGGTGGGCAGGTCCAGACGTTGCAACTGGCCCAAGCGGAAACCAAAGAGCGCACAGCGCCTCGGCCCAACGCGCAGGAGCCTTCTGTAAATGAGTGA
- a CDS encoding TAXI family TRAP transporter solute-binding subunit, whose product MKFTAILAASTILAGAAVAQDVDKTGWPSSFTVGTASQGGTYFAYGSGWANLVAKELGLTGGGEVTGGPMQNMALVHTGEAAFGMTTMGPAAESLAGTNPIAPGLEMTQACAMFPMYQTPFSVTALASSGIETVADIPAGAKIGFGPAGSTSDTYFPRMMDTLGVEYERRNGGWTDLGGQLQDGLLDVIAFAAGVPVPAVSQLEVQTDVNIIEFTEEEQAKLLEEFPVSQFDIASSTYSTLEADARSVSMWNFSIANCDLPESFVKAAVDVVMSDNERMKGIHKAAASTLPENWEKNTVLKWHPGAAAWFKENADADIADDMIYGN is encoded by the coding sequence ATGAAATTCACCGCAATCCTCGCCGCCAGCACCATTCTGGCAGGCGCCGCCGTCGCACAGGACGTTGATAAAACCGGTTGGCCAAGCAGCTTTACCGTGGGCACCGCCAGCCAAGGCGGCACCTATTTCGCCTATGGCTCCGGTTGGGCGAACCTCGTGGCCAAAGAGTTGGGTCTGACAGGCGGCGGCGAAGTCACTGGTGGCCCGATGCAGAACATGGCGCTGGTCCATACCGGCGAAGCGGCATTCGGCATGACCACAATGGGCCCGGCGGCGGAATCGCTGGCAGGGACCAACCCCATCGCACCCGGTCTGGAAATGACCCAAGCCTGCGCGATGTTCCCGATGTACCAGACACCTTTCTCGGTGACTGCTCTGGCGTCCTCGGGCATCGAAACCGTGGCTGACATTCCGGCAGGTGCCAAGATCGGCTTTGGCCCGGCGGGCTCCACCTCTGACACTTATTTCCCGCGCATGATGGACACGCTGGGCGTGGAGTATGAGCGTCGCAACGGCGGCTGGACCGATCTGGGTGGTCAGTTGCAAGATGGTCTGCTGGACGTAATCGCATTCGCGGCAGGTGTGCCTGTGCCAGCGGTCAGCCAGCTCGAAGTGCAGACCGATGTGAACATCATCGAGTTCACCGAAGAAGAGCAGGCGAAACTGCTCGAAGAATTCCCAGTGTCCCAGTTTGACATCGCATCAAGCACCTATTCCACGCTCGAAGCAGATGCGCGGTCGGTTTCCATGTGGAACTTCTCTATCGCCAACTGCGATCTGCCGGAATCCTTCGTCAAAGCGGCTGTTGATGTTGTCATGTCTGACAACGAGCGGATGAAGGGCATTCACAAAGCAGCAGCATCGACCCTGCCTGAGAACTGGGAAAAGAACACAGTTCTGAAATGGCACCCCGGTGCGGCGGCATGGTTCAAAGAGAACGCGGATGCCGATATTGCCGACGACATGATCTACGGTAACTAA